Below is a genomic region from Streptomyces sp. RPA4-2.
GGGGACCCCGCCTCGGGCGCGGCCGCGTTCAGTCCCGACGGCAGCGTCCTGGCCGACGCCGAAAGGGCGGGCGGTGCCCCCGTCGTCCGGCTGCGCGACACCGCTCATCCGAAAGCGGTGCTCACGACCCTCCCCGGTCTCGCCAACGGTGTCGGAGCCCTCGCGTACAGCGCGGACGGCCACGTCCTGGCCGTCTCGGACACCGGAGACGCCACCCATCAGGCCGCACCGTCGACGGTTCACTTGTTCGATGTGAGTCGGCCGGCGCATCCCCGGCGGCTCGCCGTCATCCATGCCAGGGCCTTCCACTTGGTCTTCTCCCCCCGCGGCCGTCTGCTCGTCGGCACTTTTGACGGTCGGCTGCTGCTGTGGGACACCACCGACGCCCGGCACCCGGTCGCGGGGACGCCACGACGGCTCACCCCGGGCTCGCTCGACGCCGTACCCGCGTTCCGCGGAGACGGACGCCTGCTCGCCGTCACGGACACAGGTGACACCGTCCGCCTGTGGTCCGTCGAGCACAATCGGATCGCGGCGGAACCAGTGGGCGCGATACGTGCTCTCGGCACCGGCGGATCAATCGCGTTCACCCCGGACGGCCGCACTCTCGCCATGACCAGCACCGGCTCGCTCACCGGCTTCGCCGGGACCGCCCTGGGCCACATCGAACTGTGGGACGTGACCGACCCCGCGATCCCGGTCTGGCGCGCCTCGTTCGGCTTCAACCAGGTGGACCTCGGGGGTGAGAGCATCTCCTTCAGCCCGCAGAGTCCCACCCCCTACCTCGCGGTGACCAGCAGCGTCGTGGCCGTGTGGAACGTCGAACCGAGCTCCGTCGTCAGGCATGTATGCCTGAGCGCCGGCGAGCCCGTCAGCCGGGCGCAATGGGCGCGGTACGTCCCGGACTTGCCCTTCCACGCGCCGTGCCCGGCAGGACGGTGAAGTGGCGATCCGGGCCGGGTGCCACCCAGGGAGGATCACCCGGGCGGAAGCACCGGGCGACCTCTTCAAGGGGTCGTAGCCCTACCGATACACGTGCTCCGGGGGCGCGACCGCGTCGCAGGTCAGCTTCGTGTTCCTGGGCACGAGGCGCTCGACCGACCCGGGATTGCCGTGCACGGCGGCCAGTTGTGCCTTGTCGAGGTAGCCGATGAACAGCTGGGTGTTCGGCGGCATGTGCTCCGGCCTGAAGATGAAGGTGACTCTCCCGTCGTCCTCGCGTACTCCTTCCCGTACGCGATCCACCCCGGCGCCCTCGCCCGACGGAGTCAGCTTCCCGTCATCGTCAGGTCCCTTGCAGAAGACACCGGTCTTGATGAGGACGGGGAACCCTGCCTTACGCAGGGCCGCCTCCAGGCCGGCGTGGTCGGTGAAGTACCGCTGCTTGTCGAAGGTGGCATGGATGGTGCCGTCCTTCTGGGTGTCCACGGTGTACGCGACGGTGTGGATGTGCACGTCCGCACCCGACGTGGCGACGGCCGGTGGCGCGGTCGACGGGCGGGAGAGGACCGACGCGCCGACAGCCAGGCCGGCGGTGAGGGCGACCGCGGTGACCCCCATGACCCGGCGGCGCCGCTTGCGTGCGTGCCCCTCAGCGACGATCTCCTCGACCGGCGTGGAGAGACGGACGTCGTCCAGTGAATGCCTCAGTGCGTCCAGCAGCCGGGTGGTTTCCGTGTCGTTCATGCCAGGTTCTCCTGTTGCGGTACGGATACGAGTTCCCTGCGCAACGCAGCGACGGCCCGCGCGAGATGGGCGGTCACGGTCCCCGGAGCGATCCCGAGGGCGTGGGCGGTGGCCGCGGTGTCCTGATCGAGGAAGACCCGGAAGGCGACCACCTCCCTCTGCCGCCGCGGTAGTCGGCGCAGCGCGTTCAGCAACGTGGGGTCAAGGCCGGCGTCGGTGGCCGTGGAACCCGCGACCTCGTGGTCCTCGGCCAGCGCCACCTCCCGCCGTCGGCGCCGCCACCAGGACACACGGGTGTTGAGCGCGGTCCGTACGACCCACGCCCGCGGTGACGGATGCCGACTCACTTTCGTCCAAGACGTCCACGCGCGGGTGAAGGCCTCGGCCACCAGGTCCTCGGCCAGTTGCCGGTCACCGACGCTCGCCAGGACGGCCCGCAGGCATACGTCCCGGTCGGCTTGGTAGAACTCCTTGAAATCCAGGTGCTTCACACCCCTCCTACGCTTTGGGGCCCCGAACCGCTTACCTACGGGACGCAAAGATGCCGTCCTCCGCGAGGGAGATCCATGACGACTCTGTCCGTGCTCGCGGTCAGGGCCTTCTGATCAAGGCCTTCTGCAAGACCGGCGAGCGGACATCGCGAAGGGGCGGAGGGGCGGTGGCGGCCGTGGGGTGGTGGTGGCCGCGGCGGGCGGGCAGGCGGCGGAGGAACTGGCGCGCAGGCTGTGAGCCCTACGGCGAGTGCCGAGATCTCCGGGTCCGAAAGACAGGGGCCCGCGGGGTCGGCCGTACCGTACTTCACCTTGTCGCGGCGGCGGGGTTTCTCCTGTCGGTATGCACCACCCACTGCCGCCGCACCTCAGGCTCAGTCCACCAGGGTGATGTCCAGTCGTCCGGCCACGGTGGTGAGGGCTGCTCCCAGAGGAACCGCGACCCGGGTGAGGGCGTGCTGGTCGCCCCGGGTCGGGTCCCGGTTGACGATCAGTACCGGCTTCCCGGCGTGGGCCGCCTCGCGGACGAACCGGAACCCGGACATCACCGTCAGCGACGAGCCCAGCACCAGAAGCGAAGTGGCCTCGCGGACCAGCCGGCGGCAGTGCTCCACCCGCGACGGTGGCACGGTCTCCCCGAAGAAGACCACGTCCGGCTTGAGGATGCCGCCGCAGACCGTGCAGGGCACCACCCGGAAGTCTCCGACCTGTTCGTCGGCGAGGTCGGCGTCACCGTCCGGGTTGATCGCGGCCGCCACCGGCTCGAAGCCCGGATTGGCTTCCTCCAGCCGCTGGGCGAGTTCACGGCGCGAGCTCGATGCGCGGCAGGAGAGGCAGACCACTCGGTCCAGGCTTCCGTGGAGTTCCACGACGCCCTCACTGCCGGCCAGCTGGTGCAGTCCGTCGACGTTCTGAGTGATCACCCCAGAGAGCAGGCCGTGCCGCCCGAACGCGGCGACCGCCCGGTGTCCGTCGTTGGGGCGGGCACGGCCGAAAGTGCGCCAGCCGAGGTGGCTGCGAGCCCAGTACCGCCGCCGGGCCTGGGCGCTCGCGGTGAAGTCCTGGTAGGTCATCGGGGTGTGCCGGCTCAGGCTGCCGTTCTCGCCCCGATAATCAGGGATGCCCGACTCTGTCGAGATGCCGGCTCCGCTGAGCACCAGCACACCCCCCGTGTTCAGCGTGTCCGTGATCGGCTCCAGATCGGTGGTGCCGGGCGGCAGATCCTTCGTAGGGGTCCAGCTCAGAGTGGGGCGCATGCGCATGCTGCCAGGGTACGGGCACGACGACACGGCGCACCGGCCCGCGCGGTCGCCCCCGCCGGGAGAGCTCCGTGCGGGCGCCGGTCCCTTCCTGCGTGCCGCGGGGTCGTCGATCTCTTCGGGAGCTCTTCCCGGCGGGCACGGGGTCAGTCGGACGCGACCCTTTCGGGGTCGTCCGCCGGTGTACCGACGCGCAGCCACCGGTACCCGTAGGCGGGCAGTTCGATGGGGAGCAGGCCGTCGTCCGGCACCGTGAGCCCGGCATGTCCCTCGTCGAGCAGATCCGTGAGCCTTCCGCCGGGTCCGGCCTCGGGCAGCCGCAGCCGTGCGGTGACCGGCCGGTCCGCGAAGTTGTGGACGGCCAGGATCGTCCCGTCGGTGGTGCACCCGATGTGTGCGAGCACGGCGCGCTCCCCCGCCTCGACCACGCGGTACTCGCCCCAGGCCAGCTCGGGAGCCTCGCGGTAGCGCTCGGCGAACAGCCGGATGCGGCTCAGCAGCGAGCCGGGGTCGCGGCTCTGCTCGCACACGTTGACCTTCCGGGGTGCGAACGCGCCGTCCGCCAGCGGGTTGGGGAAGGTTCCGGGTTCGGCGGTGGAGTAGCCGGCACCCGCCTCCGGGGTCCACTGCATGGGGGTGCGTACGGCCTGACGGCCCTCGGCGGCCAGGTTCTCCCCCATGCCGATCTCCTCACCGTAGAAGAGGACGGGGGTGCCGGGCAGGGTGAAGAGCAGGCTGTAGGCGAGTTCGACGCGGCGGCGGTCGCCGTCGACCATGGGGGGCAGCCTGCGGCGCAGCCCTCGGTCGTACAGCTGCATGTCCTTGTCCGGGCCGAAGACCGCGAAGACCTCGGCGCGTTCGTCGTCGTTCAGCTTGTCGAGGGTGAGCTCGTCGTGGTTGCGTACGAACGTGGCCCAGTGGGCGTCGCGCGGGGCGGCGGGTCGGTCCCGCAGTGCGGCGGCCAGCGGCCCCGCGTCCTCGCGCGCCATCGACAGGTACATCCGCTGCATGCCGATGAAGTCGAAGCACATGGTGAGTTCGTCGCCGCGGTCCGAGTCGGGGTCGCCGAAGAACCGGGCGAGGCCGTCGTAGGGCAGATTGACCTCGCCGAGCAGCACCGCCTCGCCGTTGCGGCGGCCGAGGAAGGCGCGCAGGTCGGCGAGGTAGTCGTGCGGGTTCGGCAGTGCCCCGGCGTCGTCCTGCCCGGCCGTCTCCAGCAGGAAGGGCACGGCGTCGACCCGGAAACCGGACAGCCCGAGCTGTGTCCAGAAGCCCATGACGCGGGCTATCTCGTCGCGCACTTCGGGGTTGGCGACGTTGAGGTCGGGCTGTTGTTTGTAGAAGCGGTGCAGGTAGTACTGGCCGCTGCCCCCGTCGTACTCCCACAGACTGTCCTCCGCGTCGGGGAAGACCACGCCTTCGGGGCCGTCCTCGGGGGGTGCGTCCTGCCAGACGTACCAGTCGCGGTGGGCAGAGTCCCGTCCGGAGCGGGCGTCCTGGAACCAGGGGTGGTCCTCGGAGGTGTGGTTGACGACGAGGTCGGCGATCACGCGGATGCCGCGGTCCTTGGCGGTGCGGACGAACTCGGTGAAGTCGCCGAGGGTGCCCAGGCGGGGGTCGACGCCGTAGAAGTCCGTGATGTCGTATCCGTCGTCGCGTTCCCGGGTCGGGTAGAAGGGCATGAGCCACACACAGGTCACGCCGAGGCGCACCAGATGGTCGATGCGCTGTGTGAGGCCCGCGAAGTCGCCGATCCCGTCGCCGTTGCCGTCCTGGTACGTCTCGACGTCCAGGCAGTACACCACCGCGTTCTTCCACCACAGGTCGGACGTGCGGGTCAGACGCATCGGTACTCCTTCGCCGTGGCGGGAAGGGGGCGGCTGACGTCGAGCCGTGGCAGTACCTCGGCCCCGAACGCCTCGATGAACGGGCTCTGTTCACGGCCCACGTGGTGCAGCATCACCGTGTCGAAGCCGAGTGCCGCGTACTCCTGAAGCCAGGCGGTGTGCCGGCCGAGGTCGGACGAGACGTTGACCGTCTCCGCCACGTGCTCGGGCGTGACGTGTTCGCTGACGAGGTCGAACAGTTCGGCGGAGTCGAGGTCCCAACTGGCCGGGGGCGAGTGCACGTTGGTGCGCCACTGGTCGTGCGCCAGG
It encodes:
- a CDS encoding alpha-amylase family protein; protein product: MRLTRTSDLWWKNAVVYCLDVETYQDGNGDGIGDFAGLTQRIDHLVRLGVTCVWLMPFYPTRERDDGYDITDFYGVDPRLGTLGDFTEFVRTAKDRGIRVIADLVVNHTSEDHPWFQDARSGRDSAHRDWYVWQDAPPEDGPEGVVFPDAEDSLWEYDGGSGQYYLHRFYKQQPDLNVANPEVRDEIARVMGFWTQLGLSGFRVDAVPFLLETAGQDDAGALPNPHDYLADLRAFLGRRNGEAVLLGEVNLPYDGLARFFGDPDSDRGDELTMCFDFIGMQRMYLSMAREDAGPLAAALRDRPAAPRDAHWATFVRNHDELTLDKLNDDERAEVFAVFGPDKDMQLYDRGLRRRLPPMVDGDRRRVELAYSLLFTLPGTPVLFYGEEIGMGENLAAEGRQAVRTPMQWTPEAGAGYSTAEPGTFPNPLADGAFAPRKVNVCEQSRDPGSLLSRIRLFAERYREAPELAWGEYRVVEAGERAVLAHIGCTTDGTILAVHNFADRPVTARLRLPEAGPGGRLTDLLDEGHAGLTVPDDGLLPIELPAYGYRWLRVGTPADDPERVASD
- a CDS encoding NAD-dependent protein deacetylase, producing MRMRPTLSWTPTKDLPPGTTDLEPITDTLNTGGVLVLSGAGISTESGIPDYRGENGSLSRHTPMTYQDFTASAQARRRYWARSHLGWRTFGRARPNDGHRAVAAFGRHGLLSGVITQNVDGLHQLAGSEGVVELHGSLDRVVCLSCRASSSRRELAQRLEEANPGFEPVAAAINPDGDADLADEQVGDFRVVPCTVCGGILKPDVVFFGETVPPSRVEHCRRLVREATSLLVLGSSLTVMSGFRFVREAAHAGKPVLIVNRDPTRGDQHALTRVAVPLGAALTTVAGRLDITLVD
- a CDS encoding sigma-70 family RNA polymerase sigma factor, with protein sequence MKHLDFKEFYQADRDVCLRAVLASVGDRQLAEDLVAEAFTRAWTSWTKVSRHPSPRAWVVRTALNTRVSWWRRRRREVALAEDHEVAGSTATDAGLDPTLLNALRRLPRRQREVVAFRVFLDQDTAATAHALGIAPGTVTAHLARAVAALRRELVSVPQQENLA